The Pseudomonas sp. TH06 genome contains the following window.
AGCGCTCGCAAAACCGCGCGATCTGCGGCAGCACATGCACTGGCGCGTCCACCGCCAGAATCAGGCTGCCGGTCTGCAACGCCTGGGACTCCTGCAACAATTCCTGCGCTTCGGCTTCAATCACAAACAGACGCTGGGTGATTGCCAGCAAGCGCTCGCCCAGATCCGTCAGGCGTACCGAGCGTTTATTGCGATGAAACAGCAGAACGCCGAAGCGTTCTTCTAGTTTGCGCACCTGGTCGGAAATCGCCGGTTGCGTGAGGAAAAGCCGCTCGGCGGCTTTGGTGAAGCTTCCGTGTACGGCCACGGCATGAAACGCTTTGAGCTGAGCGTGGGAGACAGACATGGTGACTCCTGATTAAACGGTCAGTAACAAGCTGAGCTTATGTGTGAAATACGATAAATCGATTTTATTTATTAAACAGTAATTGCTTTGATCGGCTCACGCCATCGCTGACTGCCCGGTCGGGCAGCGGGGTTGGCGATGAGCCTGCGCGTGCAACAGCAGGACTCATCTGACCGGTATCGCCATAGGGATGGGGTGATATCGCAGTGCTCAACAATAAAAAACACAGGCGTTTACTCAACGATTCTGCCGGCACACTCACACCCTGAGGTCAGAACCACAATGAATAAGCACATCGGCACTATTGCGCGTTGGCGCATGCAGATTTTCGCGATCACCTGGCTGGCGTACGCCGCTTTCTACTTCACCCGCAAAGCGTTCTCTGTGGCCAAACTGGGCATCGGCGAAGACCCGACGTTCATGCTCGACAAGATGACCATGGCCAACCTCGATGCGATCTATCTGGCGGCTTACGCCATTGGCCAATTCACCTGGGGCATGCTCGCTGATCGCTTTGGCCCACGAGTCGTTGTGCTCGGTGGATTGCTGATTTCCGCGGCGGCGGCGCTGGTGATGGGCAGCTTCGCGACGCTGCCGATCTTCGCCACCTGCATGCTGATCCAGGGCTTGGCGCAGTCCACGGGCTGGTCGGGCCTGTGTAAAAACCTCGGCAGTTTTTTCCCTTCCGCACAGCGCGGGCGAGTGCTCGGGTTGTGGAGTTCCTGCTACGCGTTTGGCGGTTTGGTGGCGTCGCCATTCGCCGGTTGGTGGGCTTATACGCTGATCGGTACCTGGCACGCGGCGTTTATCTCCAGTGCGGTAGTGGTCGCCGTGGTGGCTGTTCTGTTCTTTATCTTCCAGCGCGACAAACCGGAAGACGTCGGTCTGCCGGCGGTGGAACCCGAGCCGGAACTGAGCGCTGCTGAGACCGAGGCCAACAGCAAACTCAGTGTGTGGGAGCCGTTGAAGGAGATCCTGCGCAACCGCACGGTGCTGGTGCTGGGCCTGGCGTATTTCATGCTGAAACCGGCGCGTTACGCGATTCTGTTGTGGGGCCCGGTGATCGTTTTCGAGCAAATGCCCAGCGTCGGCAAGGTTGGCGCGGCGATCATTCCCACCTCTTTTGAACTGGCCGGGTTGCTCGGGCCGATCATGATCGGTCTGGCTTCGGACAAACTTTTCGGCGCCCGGCGCATGCCAGCCTGCGTGCTGAGTCTGCTGGCGCTTACCGTAACGCTGGCGCTGTTCATGGGTGCCCTGCACACCGGCAGCGTGTTGCTGGTGGTGGCATTGCTGTTTGTCATGGGCCTGACCCTGTACGGCCCGGACTCGATGATCAGCGGTGCGGCCGCCATCGACTTCGGCAAAGCCAAGGCTGGCGCCACGGCGGCCGGATTCGTCAACGGCTGCGGCTCGGTCGGCGCGGTGCTCGGTGGCTTGCTGCCGGGTTACTTCGATTCGGTGACGGTGTTCATCGTCTTCGCCGGCTGCGCGCTGTTCTCGGCGCTCGTACTGATCCCGCACTGGAACAGTCGCCCGGTCGGGGTGATGGAGCCGCGCGCGTCGATTCCCAATTGCCCGCTGACGATCAAACCGCTGCGTACCTGAAAACCCTTTGCCTCGCGGCCTGCTGCGGCGTTCGCGGCAGGCTGTGTCGTGGCCCACTGACTGGAGAAAATCCATGAGACCGTTTTGGCTGGAGCAGGCCTTGCAGGCCGATACGTCGGCGACTTGTCTACCGCTGCAAGGCGAAGTCCGCACCGACGTGTGCATCGTCGGCGGCGGTTACACCGGGTTGTGGACGGCAATCATGCTCAAGCAACAGAACCCCGAACTCGATGTGTTGTTGATCGAGGCCGACATCTGCGGCGCCGGCGCCAGTGGACGCAACGGCGGCTGTGCGCTGTCGTGGTCGGCCAAATATTTCACCCTCGAGCGCTTGTTTGGCGTCGAGGAAGCAGTGCGCCTGGTCAAGGAATCCGAGCGCAGCATTCATGCCATCGGCGAGTTCTGCGAGCAGTACGGCGTCGATGCCGAATACCGTCTCGACGGCACCTTGTACACCGCGACCAATCAGGCGCAGGTCGGCTCGACGGATGCGGTGATCGCGGCGCTGGAGCGCAACGGGATCAATTCGTTCAGCCAGCGTCCGGTCGCCGATGTGCAGCGCATGGCCGGCTCGAGCAAGCACCTGGAAGGCTGGTTTTCGCCGGCGGCG
Protein-coding sequences here:
- a CDS encoding MFS transporter, producing MNKHIGTIARWRMQIFAITWLAYAAFYFTRKAFSVAKLGIGEDPTFMLDKMTMANLDAIYLAAYAIGQFTWGMLADRFGPRVVVLGGLLISAAAALVMGSFATLPIFATCMLIQGLAQSTGWSGLCKNLGSFFPSAQRGRVLGLWSSCYAFGGLVASPFAGWWAYTLIGTWHAAFISSAVVVAVVAVLFFIFQRDKPEDVGLPAVEPEPELSAAETEANSKLSVWEPLKEILRNRTVLVLGLAYFMLKPARYAILLWGPVIVFEQMPSVGKVGAAIIPTSFELAGLLGPIMIGLASDKLFGARRMPACVLSLLALTVTLALFMGALHTGSVLLVVALLFVMGLTLYGPDSMISGAAAIDFGKAKAGATAAGFVNGCGSVGAVLGGLLPGYFDSVTVFIVFAGCALFSALVLIPHWNSRPVGVMEPRASIPNCPLTIKPLRT